The following proteins are encoded in a genomic region of Acetobacter oryzoeni:
- a CDS encoding acyl-CoA dehydrogenase family protein — protein sequence MKRNRSVEQERSSVLWGEAFPLQYPTEISGYAVLLEDIRQQSAKAEVERALPFEAIKRLKQSGFTALRVPAQYGGLGRPLSELFSAVIDLATADSNVAQALRAHFGFVEHLLFEQPSAYTDQWFERVGKGETAGAAAAEKGTGRDHFATTVSRKNEHFVINGSKFFTTGSLYADWLTVTASTQDGQTVKCLASRHDPGLNIVDDWDGIGQRLTASGTAHFQDVRVHDDILRYGNTEFPYSQAFFQLYHLATVAGITQAAALDIAGAVKNRKRAFSHANHELPAQDPQILEIVGQVASAAHAARSIVRHAAEALQAAVDKKDEDRGPDIIKAELEVWQAQEIIFPLTLNATSLLFDALGGTATLRSAALDRYWRNIRTIGCHNPRVYRTRIVGDYLVNGNPPPGQWRVGTV from the coding sequence TTGAAGCGAAATAGATCTGTTGAGCAGGAGCGGAGCTCTGTTTTGTGGGGGGAGGCGTTTCCGCTACAATATCCGACAGAAATAAGTGGATATGCTGTACTGCTGGAAGATATTCGCCAACAGTCTGCCAAGGCTGAAGTTGAACGCGCACTCCCTTTTGAGGCGATCAAGCGACTAAAACAGAGTGGTTTTACTGCTTTACGCGTGCCTGCACAGTATGGCGGGCTTGGGCGTCCGCTTTCTGAATTATTTTCTGCGGTTATTGATCTGGCAACAGCAGATTCAAATGTGGCACAGGCCCTGCGTGCACATTTTGGCTTTGTAGAACATCTGCTGTTTGAACAACCTTCCGCTTATACAGACCAATGGTTTGAGCGCGTTGGAAAAGGGGAAACAGCAGGAGCTGCCGCAGCCGAAAAAGGCACTGGGCGAGATCACTTTGCCACCACGGTTTCCCGCAAGAATGAACATTTTGTGATCAATGGAAGTAAATTTTTCACAACCGGCTCTTTATATGCCGATTGGTTGACCGTTACAGCCTCTACACAGGATGGCCAGACAGTTAAATGCCTTGCATCTCGCCATGATCCTGGGTTGAACATTGTTGATGATTGGGATGGAATTGGCCAGCGATTAACAGCAAGTGGCACAGCTCATTTTCAAGATGTGCGAGTGCATGATGATATCTTGCGTTACGGCAATACCGAGTTTCCGTATTCTCAAGCATTTTTCCAACTTTATCACCTCGCAACAGTGGCGGGCATTACGCAAGCGGCCGCTTTGGATATTGCGGGGGCTGTAAAAAACAGAAAACGAGCTTTTAGCCACGCTAACCACGAATTACCTGCGCAAGACCCTCAGATTCTGGAAATTGTGGGACAGGTTGCGTCTGCCGCGCATGCAGCCAGATCTATTGTCAGGCACGCAGCAGAAGCGCTGCAAGCTGCAGTAGATAAGAAAGATGAAGATAGAGGCCCCGATATTATCAAGGCAGAACTCGAAGTCTGGCAAGCTCAGGAAATTATCTTTCCGCTTACGTTAAATGCAACGTCTTTGTTGTTTGATGCCTTGGGAGGCACAGCAACATTGCGCAGCGCTGCACTAGATAGATATTGGCGCAATATCCGTACAATTGGTTGCCATAATCCACGGGTCTATCGCACCAGAATTGTGGGGGATTACTTGGTAAACGGCAATCCACCGCCCGGCCAATGGCGCGTAGGGACTGTTTGA
- a CDS encoding LLM class flavin-dependent oxidoreductase — protein sequence MAYTAQKTDPIILNAFTMATVSHLNYGLWRHPRDKTYRYTSVEYWVELARSLETSGFDCLFIADALGLIDVYGASPAPSLKHGIQSPLIDPLLLVSAMAAATKKLGFGVTLSTTYEHPYQAARKFSTLDHITNGRIGWNVVTSQQESAARNLGLGHQIAHDERYNLANEFMDVTYKLWQGSWEDNAVIRNTDLEKSIYTDPSKVHSIQHKGKYFTVPDGHVVQPSPQRVPVVLQAGTSARGSDFAAKHAEIVFVVGAGANGVRENVRRIRAQAVKYGRKPENIKFITAVAVVTAETDEAAWEKFEEYYGYYDPIASIIHYSSMTGVDFSQTAPDNVLRYQNTEASQSVLRQFDPQVSGRQWTLAQAANPQNGFGRARTFIGSATTVADDLEQWLDETETDGINLIQLVNPESFEDFGRLVIPELKKRGRIRGDQAATLRERLFPNNENGRPSADHPAARYAFDQKIPA from the coding sequence ATGGCTTATACCGCACAAAAAACAGATCCAATCATTCTCAATGCCTTTACCATGGCCACCGTATCACACCTCAATTACGGGCTATGGCGTCATCCACGAGATAAAACATATAGATATACAAGCGTTGAGTATTGGGTTGAACTTGCACGATCTCTAGAAACTTCTGGGTTTGACTGCCTGTTTATAGCAGATGCTCTGGGGCTTATTGATGTTTATGGTGCAAGTCCTGCGCCTTCTCTCAAGCATGGCATTCAGTCACCTTTAATTGATCCACTCCTGCTTGTTTCTGCAATGGCTGCGGCAACAAAAAAGCTGGGATTTGGCGTTACGCTTTCCACCACATACGAACATCCTTATCAAGCTGCGCGTAAGTTCAGCACATTGGATCACATCACCAATGGTCGCATTGGTTGGAATGTTGTCACGTCGCAGCAAGAGAGTGCCGCGCGCAATCTTGGTCTCGGCCACCAAATAGCTCATGATGAGCGTTATAATCTTGCCAATGAGTTTATGGATGTGACTTACAAACTTTGGCAAGGATCTTGGGAAGATAACGCCGTTATCCGGAATACTGATCTGGAAAAAAGTATTTATACAGATCCGTCCAAGGTACATTCCATTCAGCATAAAGGTAAGTATTTTACAGTGCCAGACGGGCATGTTGTACAACCCAGCCCGCAACGCGTGCCTGTAGTGTTACAAGCAGGCACCTCTGCCCGTGGTTCAGACTTTGCAGCCAAGCATGCCGAGATTGTTTTTGTTGTAGGGGCAGGCGCAAATGGCGTGAGAGAAAATGTACGCCGTATCCGTGCTCAGGCAGTGAAGTATGGAAGAAAACCAGAAAACATAAAATTTATTACAGCAGTTGCTGTTGTGACAGCAGAAACAGATGAAGCCGCATGGGAAAAGTTTGAAGAATATTATGGATATTATGACCCTATAGCATCAATTATCCATTATTCATCCATGACTGGTGTAGATTTTTCGCAAACGGCTCCTGACAATGTACTTCGTTACCAAAACACGGAAGCCAGCCAATCTGTTCTACGTCAATTTGATCCGCAAGTCAGTGGGCGCCAATGGACATTAGCCCAAGCCGCTAACCCGCAAAATGGATTTGGGCGCGCACGTACATTTATAGGTTCAGCCACAACCGTGGCGGATGATCTGGAACAGTGGTTGGATGAAACCGAGACGGACGGCATCAACTTGATTCAGCTCGTTAATCCAGAAAGCTTTGAAGATTTTGGTCGTCTGGTTATTCCAGAACTTAAAAAGCGCGGGCGTATTCGGGGCGATCAAGCAGCAACCTTAAGAGAAAGGTTGTTTCCTAATAATGAAAATGGTCGACCCTCAGCAGATCATCCGGCTGCACGCTATGCGTTTGATCAGAAAATTCCAGCCTGA
- a CDS encoding TauD/TfdA dioxygenase family protein: MSETLNTEHLVAEKVGSRLGAVLHGIDAKKDLTEDQKEFLNKELVKNKVIFLKKQFLDDAQHERLSRVFGEPILHPTIAPPQGTKYTFELKSRYGRSTDSWHTDVTFMTNYPKASILRALHIPPYGGTTIWANTATAYEALPAPLKALADAAWAIHSNDYDTNYYKFDSRKEEISAFRKEFTSQIYKTVHPVVRVHPDSGEKSLVLGHFVIGLDGFSTKDANALFEIFQNYITEIENTITWRWEPGDVAIWDNRSTQHYAPADFDQHRRELRRITVKGDIPINVDGKKSYYI, encoded by the coding sequence ATGTCTGAAACACTCAATACAGAACATCTTGTTGCTGAAAAAGTTGGATCACGGTTAGGAGCTGTCCTTCATGGAATAGATGCGAAAAAGGATCTAACAGAAGATCAAAAAGAATTTTTAAATAAAGAACTTGTGAAAAATAAAGTTATTTTCCTAAAAAAACAGTTTTTGGATGATGCGCAACATGAACGTTTAAGCCGTGTATTCGGTGAACCTATTCTGCACCCAACAATCGCTCCGCCTCAAGGCACAAAATATACGTTTGAACTTAAATCTCGTTATGGGCGTTCAACAGATTCATGGCATACAGATGTTACGTTTATGACCAATTATCCAAAAGCCTCAATTTTGCGGGCTTTACATATTCCCCCATACGGAGGCACAACAATTTGGGCAAATACAGCAACCGCGTATGAGGCATTGCCTGCACCATTAAAAGCATTGGCAGATGCGGCTTGGGCCATTCATTCTAATGATTATGATACAAATTATTATAAATTTGATAGCCGAAAAGAAGAAATATCGGCTTTCAGAAAAGAATTTACATCTCAAATATATAAAACAGTGCATCCTGTTGTAAGGGTTCATCCAGACAGTGGAGAAAAGAGTCTGGTGTTAGGGCATTTTGTGATTGGATTGGACGGGTTTTCCACCAAAGACGCCAATGCACTTTTCGAAATTTTTCAGAATTATATAACAGAAATTGAAAATACTATTACCTGGCGATGGGAACCTGGAGACGTAGCAATATGGGATAATCGTAGCACCCAACATTACGCTCCTGCAGATTTTGATCAACACCGCAGGGAATTAAGACGTATTACAGTGAAAGGAGACATACCTATAAACGTAGATGGAAAAAAAAGTTATTATATTTAA
- a CDS encoding MFS transporter: MKMVDPQQIIRLHAMRLIRKFQPERNSLMVQSLPQAGKTPRDFGMQYLGLLFFMIGDGVEVGYLSPFLVSSGISEHQVAFIFTLYGFAAAISAWGAGLLCEYAGCRKVIIAGVVLWVVPQVLFLAWALPSHTAWGILLTYSIRGFGYPLLAYGILTLIVKEVSAEQRGLASGIFWFCFTCGLPTLGTVVAAASLPILGEYLTFWVALGVVILGGSLSVIALPNNSDQPKALSIHQDRHFLQFLKDGYAYPSLLLVCIIRAINSAATHGIIVFMPFYFVQTLGLSNELWIHFLETIFASNIVFNVLLGAVSDRLSWRGTVLWAGGIGSSFACALLYWVPALYGHSHPWSVYVAAILFGLTLAGYVPLSALTPSLLPEKKGVAMSFLNLGAGCSVWLGPLIVYIFQPFVGVAGVIHIYAFLFFVSGILVSLIKIPPQSAGRILHRQNSSSIFSPMQL; encoded by the coding sequence ATGAAAATGGTCGACCCTCAGCAGATCATCCGGCTGCACGCTATGCGTTTGATCAGAAAATTCCAGCCTGAAAGAAACAGTCTGATGGTGCAATCCTTACCACAAGCAGGAAAAACGCCACGTGATTTTGGTATGCAGTATCTGGGGCTTTTGTTTTTTATGATTGGAGATGGTGTGGAGGTTGGTTACCTATCACCATTTCTGGTCTCCTCGGGCATAAGTGAGCATCAGGTAGCATTTATTTTTACGTTATATGGCTTTGCTGCTGCAATTTCTGCATGGGGCGCTGGATTGCTGTGTGAGTATGCGGGCTGCCGCAAGGTGATTATTGCAGGTGTGGTATTATGGGTGGTACCACAAGTGCTTTTTTTGGCTTGGGCGCTGCCATCGCATACAGCATGGGGTATCTTGCTTACATACAGTATCAGAGGGTTCGGATACCCTTTATTAGCGTACGGTATTCTCACTCTTATTGTTAAAGAAGTAAGTGCAGAGCAAAGAGGTCTGGCTTCTGGCATTTTCTGGTTTTGCTTTACGTGTGGGCTACCCACACTCGGCACTGTTGTAGCTGCTGCAAGCTTACCGATACTAGGAGAATATCTTACTTTTTGGGTTGCACTAGGCGTTGTTATACTAGGTGGAAGCCTGAGTGTAATTGCTTTGCCCAACAACTCGGATCAGCCAAAGGCTTTATCTATACATCAGGATAGACATTTTTTGCAGTTTCTGAAGGACGGATACGCATACCCTTCTTTGCTGCTTGTATGCATTATCAGAGCGATTAATTCAGCAGCTACGCATGGTATTATTGTGTTCATGCCATTCTATTTTGTGCAAACGCTTGGATTATCAAACGAATTATGGATCCATTTTTTAGAAACCATTTTTGCCAGTAACATCGTTTTTAACGTGCTTTTAGGAGCCGTAAGTGATCGTTTGTCTTGGCGTGGAACTGTTTTGTGGGCTGGTGGCATAGGAAGCAGCTTTGCTTGCGCCCTGCTATATTGGGTGCCGGCCCTATATGGGCATAGCCATCCGTGGAGCGTGTACGTAGCCGCAATTCTGTTTGGCCTTACATTAGCCGGATATGTTCCGCTTTCAGCCTTAACGCCTTCCCTTTTACCAGAAAAGAAAGGGGTTGCTATGTCGTTCCTAAATCTGGGGGCTGGATGCAGTGTATGGTTGGGGCCTCTTATTGTTTATATTTTTCAGCCATTTGTTGGCGTTGCGGGCGTTATCCATATTTACGCATTTCTCTTTTTTGTAAGTGGCATTCTGGTGTCGCTCATCAAGATCCCACCACAATCAGCAGGCAGGATCCTGCATCGCCAGAATTCTTCCTCAATATTCTCTCCTATGCAACTTTAA
- a CDS encoding flavin reductase — MSQTTLFLAVDSQKFRNGMSLVPGAICIIATDGKNGCYGFTATAVCSVSDAPPTLLVCVNKSTTAHDHILVHQCLSVNVLAPSQEELCAGFSNRSLTQTERFALAKWNKRNSGAPLLAGSTVSFDCMIAQTIETQTHTIIIASVVDIVYEQEPQNGLVWYRKKIAYTV, encoded by the coding sequence ATGTCACAAACAACGCTTTTCCTTGCAGTAGATTCTCAAAAATTTCGTAATGGTATGTCTCTTGTGCCTGGTGCTATTTGTATTATCGCAACAGATGGCAAAAATGGCTGCTATGGATTTACAGCTACTGCGGTATGCAGTGTTTCTGATGCACCACCCACCTTGCTTGTCTGTGTCAATAAAAGCACAACAGCACATGACCATATTCTGGTTCATCAATGTCTTTCCGTTAATGTACTGGCCCCTTCGCAAGAAGAACTCTGTGCAGGTTTTAGTAACCGCTCTTTGACTCAAACTGAGCGGTTCGCTCTTGCAAAATGGAATAAGCGTAACAGCGGTGCACCGCTGCTTGCCGGATCTACCGTATCTTTTGATTGTATGATTGCGCAGACGATTGAGACACAAACGCACACAATCATTATCGCCTCAGTGGTCGATATTGTTTATGAGCAGGAGCCTCAGAATGGCTTGGTCTGGTACCGTAAAAAAATAGCTTACACAGTTTAA
- a CDS encoding tetratricopeptide repeat protein — MVQIMKPVTGVGTLDKDFPEDKACHSVSTVNVQLMLGQIYLNNGKFSDAFNMFEVAARSGDPRALNMLGRAYERGWGVPCNASAAAMYFSHAASMGEGWAMFNLADLYLAGKGVKKDTQTAYNLYVMSAQHGISKAFNMLGLIIEDGLIPEIEPGKSIDFFRAAINSGDCWGYLNMARYHLLYGEREAALMCLEGALDLGFEDVFQAIEKLFYGVEDARFCKIVERAKERFFHSCKSA; from the coding sequence GTGGTGCAAATTATGAAACCAGTTACAGGTGTTGGTACGCTTGATAAAGATTTCCCGGAAGACAAAGCATGTCATTCTGTCTCCACAGTGAATGTGCAACTCATGCTTGGGCAGATTTATCTGAATAATGGTAAATTTTCAGATGCATTTAATATGTTTGAAGTTGCAGCACGATCGGGGGATCCTCGTGCGTTAAACATGCTTGGGCGTGCGTATGAGCGCGGTTGGGGTGTTCCGTGTAATGCATCTGCTGCTGCAATGTATTTCTCTCATGCTGCGAGCATGGGAGAAGGGTGGGCCATGTTTAATCTGGCAGACCTTTATTTGGCAGGTAAGGGCGTAAAAAAGGATACGCAAACGGCATATAATTTGTATGTTATGTCTGCACAGCATGGCATTTCTAAAGCGTTTAACATGCTTGGTCTTATTATTGAGGATGGGCTTATTCCTGAAATTGAACCTGGAAAATCCATTGATTTTTTTAGAGCAGCCATAAATTCTGGAGATTGTTGGGGCTATTTAAATATGGCGCGTTACCACCTTTTGTATGGAGAGAGGGAAGCCGCCTTAATGTGCCTTGAGGGGGCTCTTGATCTTGGGTTTGAGGATGTTTTTCAGGCAATAGAAAAACTATTTTACGGTGTGGAAGATGCGCGTTTTTGCAAAATCGTAGAAAGAGCAAAAGAGCGCTTCTTCCATTCTTGTAAGAGTGCTTAG
- the cysG gene encoding siroheme synthase CysG, whose product MQGLSENTGWFPVVFRMEGERVLVVGGGNVAASKVQLLVSTGARVEVLSAFLCPELERLVDKGAIHHLAQDTSEQDLRPRLAGCRLVYLATNDRDLNQTLATLCKAQNVPVCAVDDPAISTFITPALVTRGKVQVAISTGGAAPVLARRLRTMVERVLPEGLHHLADFMSAIRDELRQRIPDTSARRQLWEHFLDGEGARAALARDTAEATRKLQELEVGNAARGEVWLVGAGPGNPDLLTLAALRLMQDADVILYDNLVGPEILNYVRRDAERVFVGKKRNRHTLPQEDINHELVRRAQAGQRVLRLKGGDPFIFGRGGEELETLVEAGVSFRIVPGISAANGCAAYAGIPLTHRDCAQACLFITGHARADGVLNLEWETIALKNQTVVIYMGLTMLSQLCAQLVKHGLPENWPVAVVEKGTLPEQRVCEGTLATLPDMVAEQQIQSPALVIVGEVVRHRVISPRY is encoded by the coding sequence ATGCAAGGTTTGTCAGAAAATACAGGTTGGTTTCCCGTTGTGTTTCGCATGGAAGGCGAGCGGGTTCTTGTTGTGGGTGGCGGAAATGTTGCTGCCAGCAAGGTGCAACTTCTTGTCTCCACAGGTGCGCGTGTTGAAGTGCTTTCAGCTTTCTTGTGTCCAGAGCTTGAGCGGCTGGTAGATAAAGGTGCCATACACCATCTTGCGCAGGATACTTCTGAACAGGATTTACGGCCACGGCTTGCTGGCTGCCGTCTGGTTTATTTAGCGACGAATGACCGGGATCTGAACCAAACACTTGCGACTCTTTGCAAAGCGCAAAACGTGCCGGTTTGTGCTGTAGATGATCCGGCTATTTCTACATTTATTACGCCAGCACTGGTTACACGTGGGAAGGTGCAGGTTGCTATTTCCACAGGAGGAGCAGCTCCTGTACTCGCACGTAGGCTCAGAACAATGGTCGAGCGTGTTTTGCCAGAAGGTTTGCATCATCTGGCAGATTTTATGTCTGCCATACGGGATGAGTTGCGCCAGCGTATTCCAGACACCTCTGCTCGTCGGCAATTGTGGGAACATTTTCTGGATGGGGAAGGTGCACGCGCAGCACTGGCACGAGATACGGCTGAAGCCACACGGAAGCTACAGGAATTGGAAGTAGGTAATGCTGCGCGTGGCGAGGTCTGGTTGGTAGGGGCCGGCCCGGGTAATCCTGATCTGCTTACTCTGGCGGCTTTGCGCCTTATGCAGGATGCCGATGTTATTTTGTATGATAACTTGGTAGGGCCAGAAATCCTGAATTACGTGCGGCGAGATGCTGAGCGTGTTTTTGTAGGAAAAAAGCGCAACCGCCATACATTGCCGCAGGAAGACATCAATCATGAACTTGTACGTCGTGCGCAAGCCGGCCAACGGGTTCTGCGTCTAAAAGGTGGAGATCCTTTTATATTCGGCCGCGGTGGGGAAGAGCTGGAAACATTGGTAGAGGCTGGCGTGTCTTTCAGAATTGTTCCGGGTATTTCTGCAGCTAATGGATGTGCTGCATATGCGGGTATTCCGCTGACACATCGTGATTGCGCACAGGCATGTCTGTTTATTACGGGACATGCACGCGCAGATGGCGTGCTGAATCTGGAATGGGAAACCATCGCCCTTAAAAATCAGACAGTAGTGATTTACATGGGGCTGACAATGCTTTCCCAGCTTTGTGCTCAGCTTGTTAAGCACGGATTGCCTGAAAACTGGCCCGTTGCGGTGGTAGAAAAAGGTACGTTGCCAGAGCAGAGAGTATGCGAAGGCACATTGGCAACGTTACCAGATATGGTGGCGGAACAGCAGATACAAAGTCCGGCCCTTGTTATTGTTGGAGAGGTTGTACGCCATCGTGTGATCTCACCTCGTTATTGA
- a CDS encoding Fe2+-dependent dioxygenase, whose amino-acid sequence MLVHIPNVLTSEEIAYCRKTLEKSQWVDGKVTAGDQSVKAKFNLQIPQESAESQELGEIILQALGRNPTFNSAVLPLRVFPPLFNRYDEGMCFHTHVDNAIRHLPGTGFRIRTDVSSTLFLSGMDEYDGGELIVQDTYGVQKIRCPAGDMVIYPSTSLHSVEKVTRGSRWASFFWSQSMVADDTQRTLLYQFDQSIMDVRKQLPDDHSAVLGLTATYHNLLRQWAVL is encoded by the coding sequence ATGCTTGTTCACATTCCCAACGTTCTGACTTCTGAAGAAATTGCTTATTGCCGTAAGACACTGGAAAAATCGCAATGGGTTGATGGTAAGGTTACTGCGGGAGATCAATCTGTAAAAGCAAAGTTTAATCTTCAGATCCCGCAAGAAAGTGCAGAAAGCCAAGAACTGGGGGAAATCATTCTGCAAGCGTTGGGGCGTAATCCGACGTTTAACAGTGCAGTGTTACCGTTACGTGTTTTTCCACCATTGTTTAACCGGTATGATGAAGGAATGTGTTTTCATACGCATGTAGATAACGCCATTCGTCATTTGCCTGGTACAGGTTTTCGTATTCGTACGGATGTTTCTTCTACATTGTTTCTAAGTGGCATGGACGAGTATGATGGAGGAGAACTTATTGTACAAGATACGTATGGTGTTCAAAAAATTCGTTGTCCGGCAGGGGATATGGTTATCTATCCTTCTACAAGCTTACATAGTGTAGAAAAGGTAACGCGTGGCAGCCGTTGGGCCTCTTTTTTCTGGTCTCAATCTATGGTGGCTGATGACACACAGCGCACGCTTTTGTACCAGTTTGATCAGTCAATAATGGATGTCAGGAAACAACTTCCTGATGATCATTCTGCTGTTCTTGGCCTGACGGCAACATATCATAACCTATTACGTCAGTGGGCGGTGCTTTAG
- a CDS encoding TonB-dependent receptor, translated as MKCHVLEPKVKSKRAWHYATTTALAVSFVFWAENLAHAQSKADAEHSPAAVRNTVTSQQKRKTITAVDAHSVEHVNIQGQRQANWVVTPVSASTIANYAPGTNALKALTTLPGVMYNSADPQGLNLWGQSFLMHGFDQSQIGMTLDGMPLGGQLWSNSNGLSPSAAISSENISRLDVSASAGSEGAASISNLGGTVQFVSRDSSHKAGGTVRQTFGSNSMFHTFVRADSGDLNKQGTRFYVSYMRNDTDKWRGGQNQFMQQVNAKLLHPIGEQSKLTAFFNYADEEMQNYQDYSMNMFRHGGYHIDNLAGTPNGYETAYRLALASNGMPGGSVPAAYQNLSSPYTASFYDGAGNQRQYFGGVNADLALTDRLRWNSTFYGHRSWEVGTVTSPLISSPNGAPFVEQATMPSTNRFGLLSSLTYTIAKNEINGGVWYENTKFVADKRAYEEPLLEDVLSGNARPVDGMHLTSPYQREYEQVFNTNTFVAYLQDTYHPLSNLAFHFGFRSVLNTTRVGQLANWPTYTRTDAIAGGDGITTSKPFLPHISGQWSFLPGHQFYFDIANNVKVLPVAGYNSGASPFATTQAAFDASKAGLTSETDWNYAVGYRYTSHLITGNVYAYHTDFSNRLQQISTGNPNNPYTVIKNVGGVSMNGVDAGFVLRPLEGLQLASSISYNHATYSDNVTETTSSGNVTYGLKGKQVVAYPRLMYKGQISYKWRDAEIHADTQYIGTRNLSYTGDEKVPAYWLTNVGARYDLTPLFNQGKVGNIIKHASLSFNVYNITNEHYISTMGQNGFPMSGDYQSVVLGAPRQYFGTVQIDF; from the coding sequence GTGAAATGCCATGTTCTGGAGCCGAAAGTGAAATCAAAAAGAGCTTGGCACTACGCCACCACAACTGCGCTTGCTGTATCCTTTGTATTTTGGGCTGAAAACTTGGCTCATGCACAAAGCAAGGCAGATGCTGAACATTCTCCGGCGGCGGTACGTAATACCGTTACGTCTCAACAAAAAAGGAAAACCATCACAGCCGTTGATGCACATTCTGTAGAGCACGTGAATATACAGGGGCAAAGGCAAGCCAACTGGGTTGTTACCCCCGTTTCGGCCTCTACAATTGCGAATTATGCACCTGGTACTAACGCCTTAAAAGCGCTCACTACCCTTCCCGGCGTCATGTATAACTCTGCGGACCCTCAAGGCCTGAACCTGTGGGGACAATCCTTTTTGATGCACGGTTTTGACCAATCCCAGATTGGCATGACATTAGACGGTATGCCTTTAGGGGGACAATTATGGAGCAATTCCAATGGTCTTAGCCCTTCAGCCGCTATTTCTTCCGAAAATATCAGTCGGCTAGATGTATCTGCCTCTGCTGGGTCTGAAGGAGCAGCCAGTATCAGTAACCTGGGCGGAACTGTGCAGTTTGTTTCCCGAGATTCATCGCATAAAGCGGGGGGCACAGTGCGCCAAACTTTTGGCAGCAACTCCATGTTTCATACCTTTGTGCGGGCGGATAGTGGTGACCTGAATAAACAAGGCACACGTTTTTATGTGTCCTATATGCGGAATGACACAGATAAATGGCGCGGGGGACAAAATCAGTTCATGCAGCAGGTGAATGCCAAGCTGCTGCACCCTATTGGAGAGCAAAGCAAGCTGACTGCTTTTTTTAACTATGCTGATGAAGAAATGCAGAATTATCAGGACTACAGTATGAATATGTTCCGCCACGGCGGCTATCATATTGATAATCTTGCTGGCACACCTAATGGTTATGAAACAGCATACCGTCTTGCTCTTGCCTCCAATGGTATGCCTGGAGGCAGTGTGCCAGCTGCTTATCAAAATCTTTCTAGCCCATATACGGCTTCTTTTTATGATGGTGCGGGCAATCAGCGGCAATATTTTGGCGGTGTAAATGCTGATCTCGCGCTTACAGATAGATTGCGTTGGAACTCTACTTTTTATGGTCATCGCTCGTGGGAAGTTGGAACGGTTACAAGTCCGCTTATTTCATCTCCGAATGGCGCACCTTTTGTTGAGCAGGCTACCATGCCAAGTACCAATAGATTTGGTTTGCTTTCTTCTCTGACATATACAATTGCCAAAAATGAAATTAACGGTGGCGTCTGGTACGAAAACACAAAATTTGTTGCCGATAAAAGAGCTTATGAAGAACCTTTGTTAGAAGACGTTCTTTCGGGTAATGCACGTCCCGTTGATGGTATGCACCTGACATCTCCTTATCAAAGGGAATATGAGCAGGTTTTTAATACCAATACTTTTGTTGCTTACCTGCAAGATACTTATCATCCTCTGTCTAATTTGGCATTCCACTTTGGCTTTCGGTCAGTGCTCAACACCACGCGCGTAGGGCAGTTGGCAAACTGGCCTACCTATACCCGAACAGATGCTATTGCCGGTGGCGATGGTATTACCACAAGCAAGCCATTTCTGCCGCATATTAGCGGCCAATGGAGCTTTTTACCGGGGCATCAGTTTTATTTTGATATTGCCAATAATGTGAAGGTTTTACCTGTAGCAGGTTACAATAGTGGAGCTTCACCTTTTGCAACAACACAAGCTGCCTTTGATGCATCTAAAGCCGGTTTGACATCAGAAACTGATTGGAATTACGCCGTAGGGTATCGTTATACATCCCACCTGATTACCGGGAATGTTTATGCGTATCACACAGATTTTTCTAACCGCTTGCAACAGATTTCAACCGGAAACCCCAATAATCCATATACTGTTATCAAAAATGTTGGTGGTGTAAGTATGAACGGCGTAGATGCAGGATTTGTGCTACGGCCATTGGAGGGGCTGCAATTAGCCAGTAGCATTAGTTATAATCATGCAACTTACTCAGATAACGTGACAGAAACCACGAGCTCTGGAAACGTAACTTATGGGTTGAAGGGTAAGCAGGTAGTTGCCTATCCGCGGTTAATGTACAAAGGTCAGATTTCCTACAAATGGCGAGATGCCGAAATACATGCTGATACACAATATATAGGTACCAGAAACCTCAGCTATACGGGGGATGAGAAAGTGCCTGCTTATTGGCTGACAAATGTAGGAGCGAGATATGACCTTACGCCTCTGTTTAATCAGGGAAAGGTGGGGAATATTATCAAACATGCATCCTTAAGCTTTAATGTTTATAATATTACTAACGAGCACTACATCTCCACAATGGGGCAAAATGGCTTTCCCATGTCTGGAGATTACCAATCCGTCGTTTTGGGCGCTCCTCGGCAATATTTTGGCACTGTTCAGATTGATTTCTGA